The Magnolia sinica isolate HGM2019 chromosome 9, MsV1, whole genome shotgun sequence sequence CTCAATAGGCCCTGCATGTCAATTTGTATGTTCAGCTTATCCTAGAGACATTTGTATCAGACTATGAATTGAATTGGCTCTAATGATCCTAGCTTTCTTTCACTGTTTGGATTTTTAGAATTTAATGCTAGATGGCATGTATTTTAGATTTGATGGGTTCCATATTAATGAAGATTATAGATGCAAAAACTGGAAAGGAGGAACATGTTACAATTTCTGTTGATGATGGAATTCGACCGAACACATCATTGTCTGATTTAGCAAGGCTCAAACATGCATTTAAGGAGGGTGGATTTCAACAGGTTGTTGAGGTCCATGATTTCAACAGTCTGATTCAAGTAACCATTTAAGGAGGGTGCAAAAATTACCATCACTGAACCCAGACCTGGAGCAACAGAGACTGTGATTATAATATTTGGAACACCTGAGCAGACATGCTGCACAGAGTCTTCTTCAAGCATTTGTACTGAGTGAACAGGGCACTCCTTGACTTGTTGCATTGGACTGGTAAACTTCGAAATTCTGCTGCATCTGACCTGTCTTTGAGTATATATTCAGCTAGAAAGGAACAGTATGATTTGCTCCTTGTTAGCCGCTGATGGAATCACTAGCATCacaacttcatcatcatcatagccttgtcccaaatatttggggtcagctttatGTAAGTCCCTAGCCTAGGTTAGTGAACAATCTTTAAAATTTTGTTATGGAAATCTGTACTCATGCATTATTGGAGAATCTGACAAACCTCTACATTCTCAGATTGCATTGAAAAGCACACGAGGGAAAGGAAATGGCTGGTTATACACAAAGGGTTTTTTTGGTTGGAGTACTGTGTTCTAAAGGAGAGGAGAGTAGAGGGAATATCAATGCTCTGATTTTTGGATTGATGGATGCTCTGATTTGAAGTCACTTCTAAAAGGACTACAAGAAATTGGAGTTGTGGAGTATCAATGCTCTGAACAGTATACGTACGTAGCCAACGCCAATTAATTGGAATATGGCTTAGATGACATGAAGGCAATCAAtttgaaattgaattttttttttttttacccatgCACCAATGCATCAGATGGAGCAAAATgcaatcatgaccatccatctTCTGGTCTGTACTATATATGGGCCATGGACCAAAAGTTGTCTCAATTGGACAACTGTAAGTATCTGGGGATTGCACTTTTACCCAGTTGCCCATCATTTTGCATCAGTTTTTGCCTGTGACCATTTGTTTGTAGATCAAGAGGGTGGTGCAATTTCTTGGGCTGAGACCCATCGATGCTATGCGCCACCAGATAGATAGATGTTTTGTGTCTTCTATACACCACATGCATAGCGGTGGAAAATAATGCTTACGGCTtttttgttaaatctaaagtttgaaatttgaatttaaagTATGAAAAGCTATTTGGTAACTACCCAAAAGAGAGGCTAAAGTCTAAACattaagtattgaatttgaaacaatctgtttattaacaaatgtctgaaatatattaatttgatacATTTGCTAATTCTCTAACTGTGGACCCActataatttattttctttacattcacactgttaatccattttgacaactcattttatggcatgaccccaaaaatgaagtagacccaatcttaggtggactaaaccacatgaaatagtggtgattaaccattaaaaacttctcacgggccatgaaagttttggatcaagctgatatttgtgttgtcccttcctccaggtctttgtgacagtgctagcaggttggatggaaaataaacattacttccCAAGATGttcttaatggtgggtattcaatccccattttcTCCCTAACGTGGTCCAcaaaagattattattatttttttggtccACAAGATTTGTATTTACTTCATTTGTTGGATCTTGATATaaaattcctgtggtgtggtccatgaaaTATTAGCTCCTTACAACTTCACAAGTGGGTCCATTGTTTCATACCAATTCTAGCTCTTGGTGACCCCATAACTTGGTGACACCAAGACATCATCGAGGTGGTATCTGGCACACCACAAAATCCGCTTCTACTAAAATTAGATGCCGACTCCTACCAAAGGCTTCAACTAGAATTTTGTGATGTCACGGTCCAAAAATTAGGCAAGTCCACTCCATGTAAGGATCACCAAAAGCAAGGGCCCCACACCCTtggctttttattattatttttatttttcttaccaATCTTCATTGCTTCAATATAACGAAGGGTTTCTATAATGTTTGACTTGTATTATGTATTTGTCTTTGGTTGTAAGATGCTTATTCAAAGTGGAAGTAACTATATAGAGTGTAGGCTCAGGGGTCCACAATGCttacatggatgcatgatcaaAGCTGCTCATTAGGTACAAGCCACTATATGGCTTTCCTTGTGCTGAATTCAGGTCCATCCACATTGAGTTGCATGCTAGTTAATGCTTCTATAAAAATACTCATATTGAGTTGCATGCTATGGTGCTTATGATGCAGTTTTATCCTTgaagaaaaatggaagaaaaatctatccacatatttataaaataaaaataaaaaaataaaaattcatagttATTTCTCCTCCATCTGCTAGTTACAAGtatttattggttccttttattttatatcaaatttattttttggttattttattttgttttgtaaactttTGTCTTTGCATTGGTAACTGAAAGTGGAGCATTGGTATCAGAGGGGGGCTTTGCTGCTTCATATGGGGATTGATATGGACTTTATTCGGTATGGTTGTTTTTGCAGGAAATATTTATGACGGAATATTTAATTTTAGATAGTGTAACTCAAATTATGAGTGTATATACTGTTTTATTACCTGACCTCTATACATGACAAGGTGGTGCTGACAAAGGTCCTCTATATGGCATGAGTTTTTGTTCTTGGGGTGCATTTGAGAAGTCCCGCCTCGAGCGTCGCTGAAgtccgttgattttttttttttttccttttgtttttcctTGTGTCTCAATCTATAAATTTTCTATCTATTATGTAACCTTTCATTCTCAGGCGCCCTGTAGATGAggctggttgtaaatgatttacaggttgtGTTTGAATGCTAATTTAATCTTGTAAAGGTCTTTTGATTTTGTAGATTTAGCCTAGCagaatttttaattgtttctattatttattcttttacactgtaaatgatttaccagCGTTTTAAACAGATTTTAGCGGCGTCTTTTAATCTCTCATTAGCATTGTTACAACTTTTTACCGACGTTTGTTGTTACTTTTAGCGGCGTTTGTTGCAAATTTTACATGCGTTCCTCCTATCTTCCGGTGTTTCGTACAGTTTTGCGGCGCTTTGACATTTTTACCGGCAGTTAGTAGAGTCGCTGGAAATGATAATGAGCGCCGGTAAAGATCTACCTTTAGTAACGGCCGCCAAAAACGCcgctaaaaatgaatgaacgccGGTACAGAGCAACGCCCTTTTTGCGGCAGCCGCCAACCGCCGCTAATTCTTATACCGCGGTTTTTTGGACTTTTAGGGGCGGTTCTGGCCGCCGGTAATgcctatttttcttgtagtgtaagaagatatatatattatgttgCTTTAATTAAGAATATAGAAAATACGTAAGTTTTCTTTTCCCTTcctatcttctcttcttctctataCAATTGCAAGTATAATGCTTAGATTTCATGGTATTTAAGCAACCAATAATAAAAACTTTATCACTTCTTTGACATATAGCAATCATCTTGCAAGCCACATCAGACTCAAAGAATATCCTTTCTTCTTTTCATCCCTAagtttcactatgaaagaataaAAGAATAATCTACAATTTCTATACTCTTCTGTTTTTCCAACTTTCTTAGATATTCTATTTTCAAGATTTTTAACATGACCTCTGCTTCCTTGTTATCTACCATTTCTTCAAAAATTACAGTGCATATCTTCTTATTAGCTTAAACTAGCCCATGAAATTTCGATTGCAGTTCTTGAGATGTTCTCACAACAGTCAGAATCCCATGCAAAATCCATGAGCAACAACCAAAATTGTAAGTAGGGAACCACATATATCAGTTAACGCTACAAAACAACGAACCTTTACCGGCGGCCAAAACCGCTTCTTTATATCGGCGCTTGTATATATGTCGGTAGAAGTTTTCCGGCGGTAAGCCATTTTTAACGGCGCTTATCCGAGTGCCGGTAACAGTAGTCTTTGCGGCGCTCTCACCAGTTTACCCGGCACTTTTGCTGGGCACTGGTACTTCTGACAGAAGCGCCGTTAAAAATTTATCCAAGCGCCGGTAAAAATAGCTTCCCAGACACTTTTAAACACGGAAAGGCACCGACAAAGATCTATACAAGCGCTGGTGAAAATTCTTGTACAAATTTGAGTAGCCTCAGCATAGGccagtaattttttttaattatatataattcaattgaaacctgtatttttttttactatttgaaACATTAAAAAATGATGCAAAACAATTCAaactaaatattaaacaaaatctaTATCacttcacaataaaaaatatatataatattttttacaataaattgaaaatggtcttaaataatttaaaaaataaatcctctatatggtactCCTAGCGCAAGTAgcatcaaaaggctgaagtgctagTTTGTgggcctaaatttaggcacaattgattaaaatcctgcacacaaggaaataaaaaaaaaaaaaaaatcaaaatagggCGGTATATTTATGGAAAACATTAGAAAAATGATGCATTTTCTCTTTCAAAATCCTAATAGATGTTTACGACATAcgaaagaaaatgagaaaccaTGACCAAAAATTAATGCAAACCTGTTAATGTGTGTCACTTACTGACTACATGCCCATGAAGTTTAAGATAGGCTTTGCAGCAAAAATGAGGAGAACAGCTTGTAGAACGCCAAGCACTCCATCGGTAACCAGTGCTGAAGACACTGACGGTATATACCTTCTCTCATACCTACTACCTGCCATATTTTGATTTTCAAAAGCAATGGATGGGTGGTACTCATCCTTGCCAGAATCTAATAGAGCAATGATGAAAGAAAGCATGTTGATTTTCTAGGTGGTTGAATTGAACTAAGAAACTCCAAATGGATGTGAACATGAAAAAATCAATATGAAAGGGATCAAAAGAAAATTCAGACACTTTCTAATTTCATCACTTTATCTGACCTACCATTTCTTCTTATTAAGAACGAGGCTGTATGGATGTTGGCATACCAAGATGTGAAGGCAAGTTTTTCATTTCACTGCTTAAAGGTAAAGCCTCTTCCAGATTTTCATTTCTTCGTTCTTCAGTGCTCATCATCTTACACGCAACATCTTCCTCTGCAACAAATGATGTTGTAACACTAACAAGTGGGAAGATAGCAACCTTGATACTTGATTAAATATAGCAATGGAAACTCCTACGGCAGCAAGCTCCACTggacctgcaaaacaaaacaaaatggcAAGGATACATGACTTATTCTTGCAGGAGTGGTGGTACTGGGGGCCCAATTGATGTTTGCATCAAAATACCCTGTCAATTGTGTTAGCCCCCTCATGTTCACCATAGAACTCAAAAATTAGGCCGatctaaaatttaggtgggccacatcacatgggaaAATCCAGATTGATGAACTGAATTTCTTGCTATTTCACAGAGATCACAAGCAGTGAGCTTCCATACTTGAAAAAGTATCACTCTTTAAGTGACCTGACCTTGGATGTTTGGACAAAATACCAGGAATTGAAATCAAATAAACCTGTGCAGCAACACTATATTCTAGAAACAAGGAGTTGTTGCTCAATGGAGACATCGCCAATCCAATCTGAGAAATAAATGTAATAGATACGCATTAATCACTTTGACAGAAAATGGGAATGGTGATTTAAATAACAAAACTATAAAATAGAGAATATTAACATTTGTAGGATAATCACTTGTGCAAGCATATAACCTGTATCATCATTATCTGCATAAGTCCCAGTATGCATCTCACTCAGATGAGATTATGGAAAATGACCCATATGTGCCATTCTATCATACGTGTGTCAGATCATGAACATCCACAAGGGAGACTAACCACTAAAATGCATTTGCCTCACTGTAACAATGTTTGAAGTTCCAAATGTAAATTGAGCAGCTAACCACAAGAAACATTTTGAAAACTAGAGTgcgaaaatcaaaagaaaaatagtCATTGACCAATGCAGATAAGCAACCACAGAAACAATAATATTAACACCCGACATGCTATTAACAATGCTGAAGTAGAACTGAGAAACTTTATTCTGGCATTCCCAATGAGAGTTGTGTGATGCATTAGGATCATGAAACCTTTGAATACGAAAACAAGTAAATATACCTAAAGGGCAGCTATATCATCAATTGATAGGAGTGCTAGAACCTGCACAAAGAGAGATTACAATAGGTTTATGTTGTTCTGCACATCGCAAGATTTAAATAATTCGGGGGCTTCAAAAGACAAGGCTTCATGGAGGACACTAATCTTGGAAAGTACAAGAGAATTTGAGCCTCACTTTTTCAATATTTTCCATCATAACTCCTTTAACTTCTGAAACATGAGCTTTCTCAATCAGAGATGCATCCTATCAATTGATGACAACATTAGCACCAACAAACAGGCAGTGTATTCACATAGATTGAATCCATCACATGGCATGCTCAACACAAAGAACTTTACCTATAGAACTCGGCAAAAGGTCTTTATCACTGACATACGTGAGCAATTTTACAACTTGCAGATTATTTAAGAACTTAATGGAATATAAAGTGCATGAAGAAACATAACACTAACAGTAAAAAATAGAAGGAAAGGTAACATTTGGGAGTAGACAAGATATCTGAAGCAATAGAAAGTCATCTATCTAGCTAATGCATGACAAACAATCATTACATCCCTTCCCTTCCCCCTACCATCTAACATGTTGAATTTGGAATAAACTAAAAGCATCCTTGGCATTTTTGACAGTAAAGCATCCTTAACAGTTAACATGGTCCAATCTCGTGAGTCATAATTGACATCAATGTACCATCTCAttttttatagtaaaaatggttGTCAATAATAATAGCCCTAGAGATGGATTTGCTCTCAGATTCCAATGTCATGAAACATCCCATAAATCTAATCAGTCTTTTAGCAACCTGGGGCTAGGACAAGAGACAGGATGCAAAATGTTTCAGACtaagaaaatgagaagaactcACTTTCTTGTTACTTGCTGCATCTTCTACTTGTTTAACCACGGTGGTTCCTTCAGTAGTAACATGCTGCATCACAAAGCACTCAGTAACCATAGAGAGGCAGGATAAACATAAGAGGGTAGTTGCTATGTTCTATTTATAAAACCAAAATGCAACTTTGGAAGGAAATGCACCCCACCTGCTTAAATATTTGAGAAACAAGATCTAAGCCTCTAGTTATTCTACAAAATAGCCTATACATCCTTGAGAGATCATCCACCTAACACGGTGAAGATAACAAGAATATTTTTTGCTCACTAAACTGAAAGACAATG is a genomic window containing:
- the LOC131256364 gene encoding protein DETOXIFICATION 42-like, coding for MMSTEERRNENLEEALPLSSEMKNLPSHLDSGKDEYHPSIAFENQNMAGSRYERRYIPSVSSALVTDGVLGVLQAVLLIFAAKPILNFMGM